The Lepus europaeus isolate LE1 chromosome 5, mLepTim1.pri, whole genome shotgun sequence genome includes the window ccagggccccgccgCGAGGGGCTCACGCAGACCTTTGCCCCAGCGAGCAGGACCCTCCCAGCCAgcgggggcagcagcagcagctttggGCCCTCAGACTGGATCCCACAGACCCTGGACTCCCTCCCGTACACCTCCCAGGACTGCCTGGATTCGGGCATTGGCTCCCTGGAGAGCCAGATGTCAGAACTGTGGGGGGTTCGAGGCGGAGGCCTGGGAGAGCCGGGCCCGCCTCGTGCTTACGCTGGCTACCACTCTTACGGCTCTGAGCTCCCAGCCACGCCGGCCTACCCTGCCTTTGGCCGGGCCGTGGGCGCCGGCCACTTCAGCGTCCCCACTGACTACGCACCCCCGCCACCCGCCTTTCCGCCTCGAGAGTACTGGTCGGAGCCATACCCGCTGCCCCCACCCACGCCAGTCCCTCAGGATCCCCAGGGGCCGAGCCCAGGGCCCGGTGGGGGCCcctggggcggggtgggcagCCTGGCCAAGGAGCGGGCCAGCGTGTACACCAAGCTGTGCGGCGTCTTCCCCCCGCACCTGGTGGAGGCTGTGATGGGGCGCTTCCCGCAGCTCCTGGACCCCCAGCAGCTGGCAGCCGAGATCCTGTCTTACAAGTCCCAGCACCCCAGTGAGTAAGGCAGCCGGTGgccggcggtgggggggggggtgctgtctAGCCAGGCCTGGTGCGGTCAAGTGGCTCGTTCCCAGCCCCCCGGGGGCAGCCCTGGAGGCTAGACAGCAGGAGGGTGAAAGTAGGGAAGGGAGCCCGCAAACCAAAGATATTGTAGGATTGGTTCTGGCCCACACGGCTGCCCAGCCGCGTGTCGGTGGGTCAGAAGCGATCGCCCTGTTGATGCACATTGTATCTGTAGCTTAAGCAGACGCTGC containing:
- the ZC3H12A gene encoding endoribonuclease ZC3H12A isoform X2, giving the protein MYSFVNDKFMPPDDPLGRHGPSLDNFLRKKPLPSEHRKQQCPYGKKCTYGIKCRFFHPERPSRPQRSVADELRANALLSPPRAPGKDKSAQRPVPSPQPGSLPTEGELGGLDGKKPGARASPGPRREGLTQTFAPASRTLPASGGSSSSFGPSDWIPQTLDSLPYTSQDCLDSGIGSLESQMSELWGVRGGGLGEPGPPRAYAGYHSYGSELPATPAYPAFGRAVGAGHFSVPTDYAPPPPAFPPREYWSEPYPLPPPTPVPQDPQGPSPGPGGGPWGGVGSLAKERASVYTKLCGVFPPHLVEAVMGRFPQLLDPQQLAAEILSYKSQHPSE